A region of the Clostridium sp. AN503 genome:
TGCCAGGGAGGCGCTGAAGCTGCTGGCTTTTGATTATCTTTTGAAACCGTTTGAGGACGGGGAGCTGGAAGAGGCCGTGACGAAGGTGCGTAAACGGATCGAGGAGCGGCGGGAGGATACGGGAAGCCAGGAAGAAAAAGTACTGTCATTGAAACAGGGCGGGGCACAGAGCGGTTATATCCAGGAGGCTCTTGCCTATATTGCGGAGCATTATGGGGACGGGGATATCAGTGTGGGGACCATTGCTGAGTCGCTGGGCTTGAGTGAGGGGCATTTAAGCCATCTGTTCAAGAAGGAAACGGACTATACGGTCATGTCTTATATCACCCGCTACCGGATGCGCGCGGCCATGAAGCTTTTGGAGAACTGCCGATATAAGGTGTATGAGGTGGCGGAGATGGTGGGATATA
Encoded here:
- a CDS encoding response regulator gives rise to the protein MLKVLVIDDEMFVRKGIVLETDWAALGCEVVAEAANGVEGIEAVHKYSPDLIISDIRMPKLDGIGMLRALREEGSRVEVIFLTAYSEFEYAREALKLLAFDYLLKPFEDGELEEAVTKVRKRIEERREDTGSQEEKVLSLKQGGAQSGYIQEALAYIAEHYGDGDISVGTIAESLGLSEGHLSHLFKKETDYTVMSYITRYRMRAAMKLLENCRYKVYEVAEMVGYKDITYFSSTFKKIVGVSPSEYQSRRR